A single genomic interval of Aegicerativicinus sediminis harbors:
- a CDS encoding glycosyltransferase family 2 protein has translation MSKSLISILMPVYNGELYLREAIDSVLAQTFTDYEFIIINDGSTDNSKQIIESYDDSRILLVNQENMGVAKSLNKGINIAVGEYIWRHDADDICLPDQLEKQLQFLKSNPEFSLVSAQIAFMTDRGKIAWDYRQPKNAFFEDKPFVKVLRNQFNPYSPITHATVLMKREELLELGGYRTEFKTSEDTDLWLRWIEKYDAAVLNYCSYFVRLNATSATQKFKNTTNFYRDTAFNFADERKRVGSDPSQRGESFPLPESNFALNLEDEQIKKKKAGYVFRKDLLSFKYKVMVNAKDYKNIFKIVRFSLKDGWKLSKTWRAILFPLLGNKVVKKGVELKKKLQ, from the coding sequence TTGAGTAAATCCTTAATTTCCATATTGATGCCAGTGTATAATGGAGAGCTCTATCTTCGAGAAGCAATAGATTCTGTCCTAGCGCAAACGTTTACAGATTATGAATTTATCATCATTAATGATGGTTCTACGGACAATTCAAAACAGATTATAGAATCATATGATGACAGTCGTATCCTGTTGGTTAATCAAGAAAATATGGGTGTTGCTAAATCTTTAAATAAAGGTATCAACATCGCAGTTGGGGAATATATTTGGAGGCATGATGCAGATGATATTTGTTTACCTGACCAATTAGAAAAACAGCTACAATTTCTAAAATCTAATCCTGAATTTTCGTTAGTATCTGCCCAAATCGCTTTTATGACAGACCGAGGAAAAATTGCATGGGATTATAGACAACCTAAAAATGCATTTTTTGAAGACAAGCCATTTGTTAAAGTGTTGAGAAATCAATTTAACCCTTATTCTCCAATTACCCATGCCACAGTATTGATGAAAAGAGAAGAATTGCTAGAATTGGGTGGGTATCGCACTGAATTTAAAACCTCAGAAGACACAGATCTTTGGTTGCGTTGGATTGAGAAGTATGATGCCGCGGTTTTAAATTATTGCTCCTATTTTGTGCGACTGAATGCAACATCTGCAACCCAAAAATTCAAAAATACTACAAATTTTTATAGAGATACTGCATTCAATTTTGCTGACGAAAGGAAAAGGGTTGGTTCTGATCCCTCACAACGTGGAGAATCTTTCCCCCTTCCAGAATCAAATTTTGCATTGAACCTAGAGGATGAACAAATCAAAAAAAAGAAGGCTGGCTATGTGTTTCGAAAAGATCTTTTATCTTTTAAATATAAGGTAATGGTAAATGCCAAAGATTATAAAAACATATTTAAAATTGTCAGGTTTTCTTTAAAAGATGGATGGAAACTATCTAAAACATGGAGGGCTATCCTATTCCCACTTTTAGGTAACAAAGTTGTGAAAAAAGGGGTTGAATTAAAAAAGAAATTGCAGTGA
- a CDS encoding acyltransferase — protein MIIFKFIKYYLRLLTRNLYWLYNCARIKGVSQLKFEFPLIIEGKGRINIGQNSKLSKLVNLGPGEGANISFGKNSKLQPKALIKVMKNCSFTAGIECLIGENSRLYVQSNWRFGDRVEIQTNCSLAAREPNYFGKLLIGDNTHIGDFTIIDLVDDIVIGNDVAIGPNCTLYTHDHDYSNKQLPAWKGGIKSAPIIIENGAWIGSGVTILPGVKIGERCVVAAGSVVTKSLHGESIYGGTPAKIIKGI, from the coding sequence ATGATAATATTTAAGTTTATTAAATATTATCTCCGATTATTAACCAGGAATTTATATTGGTTATACAATTGTGCAAGAATTAAGGGTGTTTCCCAACTAAAATTTGAATTTCCCTTAATTATTGAAGGAAAAGGAAGAATCAACATAGGTCAAAACTCAAAATTAAGTAAGTTAGTTAATTTAGGTCCTGGTGAAGGGGCAAACATATCTTTTGGTAAGAACTCTAAACTTCAACCAAAAGCCCTTATAAAAGTAATGAAAAATTGTTCATTTACTGCCGGTATTGAATGTCTAATTGGTGAAAATTCTAGATTATATGTCCAAAGTAATTGGCGATTTGGTGACAGGGTTGAAATTCAAACCAATTGTAGTTTAGCTGCGCGTGAACCGAATTACTTTGGCAAACTTTTGATTGGAGATAATACACATATAGGGGATTTTACCATAATTGATTTGGTAGATGATATTGTAATAGGTAATGATGTTGCAATTGGACCAAACTGCACCTTATATACCCACGATCATGATTATTCTAATAAACAATTACCTGCTTGGAAAGGAGGGATTAAGTCTGCACCAATAATAATAGAAAATGGCGCTTGGATTGGTTCTGGGGTAACAATCTTACCTGGAGTGAAAATAGGTGAAAGATGTGTTGTCGCGGCCGGTTCTGTAGTCACCAAAAGTTTACATGGAGAGTCTATTTATGGAGGAACTCCTGCCAAAATAATTAAAGGGATTTAA
- a CDS encoding glycosyltransferase family 2 protein: MESPKISVIMAVYNGEPYISDTIKSVLNQTFEDFEFIIVNDCSTDTTKQTIEGFSDERIILINNDNNLGSSRAGNKGIEAAKGEFIARIDADDLISENRLEIQYQFLKSYPEIGILGSRYKILGTEICKDLVTCPDEIAVKLFLGQNCIAHSTVMMRSELFWKHGLNYNPDNPVSQDYELWVNSSKVVKISNLPDYLMEYRIHDNQISTKRFKEQQEHAKRIVTDTLRTYYPQVSSSEIMDHYKLLGFEKVEISDLENLISWANFLIEINDKVNRFDKVIFEEYVIGLKDHSITQVFNTSFILAPHYSPKLYVHFLKAKKRFAPNLDSKIILKFMLKCFLFQTRKKNLS; the protein is encoded by the coding sequence ATGGAAAGCCCAAAAATTTCAGTTATAATGGCGGTTTATAATGGTGAGCCATATATTAGCGATACAATAAAATCAGTGCTTAACCAGACATTTGAAGATTTCGAGTTTATTATTGTGAATGATTGTTCTACGGATACAACCAAACAAACAATTGAGGGTTTTAGTGATGAAAGGATAATACTTATAAATAATGATAACAATTTAGGTTCATCTAGAGCGGGTAATAAAGGAATTGAAGCAGCAAAGGGAGAATTTATTGCGCGCATTGATGCGGATGATTTGATATCTGAGAATAGGTTGGAAATACAATATCAATTTTTAAAATCATATCCCGAAATAGGAATATTGGGGTCTAGATATAAAATATTAGGAACAGAAATCTGCAAAGACTTAGTAACTTGCCCTGATGAAATCGCTGTCAAATTATTTTTAGGTCAAAATTGTATTGCCCACTCCACTGTAATGATGCGTTCTGAACTTTTTTGGAAGCATGGTTTGAATTATAATCCAGATAATCCAGTTAGCCAAGATTATGAACTTTGGGTTAATTCTTCCAAGGTTGTCAAAATTTCGAATTTACCGGATTATCTTATGGAATATAGAATTCATGATAATCAAATTTCAACCAAACGATTTAAAGAACAGCAGGAGCATGCCAAACGAATTGTCACTGATACACTCAGAACTTATTATCCTCAAGTTTCATCTAGTGAAATTATGGATCATTATAAATTGTTAGGATTTGAAAAGGTAGAAATATCCGATTTGGAAAATCTTATTTCCTGGGCCAATTTTTTGATAGAAATCAATGATAAGGTAAATAGATTCGACAAGGTTATTTTTGAAGAATATGTGATTGGATTAAAAGATCACAGCATAACACAGGTGTTCAATACAAGCTTTATTTTGGCTCCCCATTATTCGCCAAAATTGTATGTTCATTTTTTAAAAGCTAAAAAACGCTTTGCTCCTAATTTAGATTCAAAAATTATTTTAAAGTTTATGCTAAAGTGTTTCCTTTTTCAAACCAGAAAAAAGAATTTGTCTTGA
- a CDS encoding glycosyltransferase family 2 protein encodes MNSISQPLVSVLMPVYNSEKYLAEAIDSVVASTYQNWELIIVDDRSNDRSHEIAKTFQEKDKRIKVYVNKINLGDYPNRNQAVSYAKGKYLKFVDHDDYIYPYGLEQLVYYMEQFPEAGYGLCSLPQDKARIFPFQLNPKEAYTRHYFEQPLFHKAPLSAIMKKDCFERAGKFSGKPLLGDFEMWHIMSQKYPVVLMPQGIVWYRQHDEQESAKNRNDPMEPFKYILLSKKLLIDDRCPLNEKARTQALEKMEKIEARAILSAAKHYSFKKSYEMSKTSNMSLIKIIQKGLRR; translated from the coding sequence ATGAATTCAATTTCACAACCTCTAGTTTCTGTGTTAATGCCTGTTTACAATAGTGAGAAATATCTGGCAGAGGCTATTGATTCGGTAGTTGCTTCAACGTATCAAAATTGGGAATTGATTATTGTAGATGACCGCTCAAATGATCGTTCCCATGAGATAGCTAAAACTTTTCAAGAAAAAGATAAGAGAATTAAAGTTTATGTCAATAAGATTAATTTAGGAGATTATCCTAATCGTAATCAAGCGGTTAGCTATGCCAAGGGAAAATATTTGAAGTTCGTGGATCATGACGATTATATATATCCCTATGGCCTTGAACAACTTGTTTATTATATGGAACAATTTCCTGAAGCGGGTTATGGACTTTGTTCTTTACCCCAAGATAAGGCTAGAATTTTTCCGTTTCAATTAAATCCGAAAGAAGCCTATACTCGGCATTATTTTGAACAGCCATTATTTCACAAAGCTCCTTTATCAGCCATAATGAAAAAAGATTGTTTTGAGAGGGCAGGTAAATTTAGTGGTAAGCCTTTACTTGGAGACTTTGAAATGTGGCATATTATGTCCCAAAAATACCCCGTGGTATTAATGCCCCAAGGGATTGTATGGTACCGTCAACATGATGAACAAGAATCCGCAAAAAATAGGAATGACCCGATGGAACCATTTAAATATATTTTATTGAGCAAAAAATTATTAATTGATGACCGTTGTCCTTTAAACGAAAAAGCACGGACTCAAGCTTTGGAGAAAATGGAGAAAATTGAAGCTAGAGCAATTTTGTCAGCCGCAAAACATTATTCCTTTAAAAAATCTTATGAAATGAGTAAGACAAGTAATATGAGTCTGATAAAAATAATTCAGAAAGGCTTGAGGAGATGA
- a CDS encoding glycosyltransferase — protein sequence MKVLHISTSDSGGAGKACLRLHKGLRNIGVESNVLVRWKRNNDDLKVFPYRITHKNFFSRLFHEIKHAILRKLNISSKFDKFKSNRSSSLELFSLPYSKHKIEKSAFYNNTNLINLHWVADFLDYSSFFKYCDKPIVWTLHDMNPFTGGEHYSEKYNGIDEKGYPIKRVITEGEKKLFKNYLMIKKTAMENCENLTIVTPSKWLFDEAKNSEIFMGRPIRHIPYGLDETIFRPREKRFCKEVFEIPEDKIVILFVADDINNNRKGLKYLLSALEGLNCKDFILCSVGNNSSAIDLEINYKHLGAINDERLMSMVYSAADVFVIPSLMDNLPNTVLESLMCGTPAIGFPIGGIVDMIVPEITGYLAEKISVESLRITILKFLNDPSFFDRKAIRNFALENYSLNKQAEAYKELYEHIFNERERN from the coding sequence ATGAAGGTTTTGCACATCTCTACTTCAGATTCTGGTGGTGCAGGTAAAGCTTGTTTACGTTTACACAAAGGATTGCGGAATATTGGTGTAGAGTCTAATGTTTTGGTGAGGTGGAAGAGAAACAATGATGATTTAAAGGTATTTCCATATAGAATAACGCATAAAAATTTTTTTTCTAGACTATTTCATGAAATTAAACATGCTATCCTTAGAAAATTAAATATTAGTTCAAAATTTGACAAATTTAAATCCAATAGGTCGTCAAGTCTCGAATTGTTTAGTTTGCCTTACTCAAAACACAAAATTGAAAAATCAGCTTTCTATAACAACACTAATTTAATAAATCTTCATTGGGTTGCAGATTTTTTAGATTATTCGAGTTTTTTCAAATATTGTGATAAGCCAATTGTTTGGACCCTGCATGATATGAATCCTTTTACTGGAGGTGAACATTATAGTGAGAAGTATAATGGGATAGATGAAAAAGGTTATCCCATTAAACGAGTAATAACAGAGGGTGAAAAGAAATTATTCAAGAATTATTTAATGATTAAAAAAACAGCAATGGAAAATTGTGAAAATTTAACCATTGTAACTCCATCTAAATGGCTTTTCGATGAGGCTAAAAATAGTGAGATTTTTATGGGAAGGCCCATTCGTCATATTCCATATGGATTGGATGAAACTATTTTTAGACCTAGGGAAAAAAGGTTTTGTAAAGAAGTTTTTGAGATTCCAGAAGATAAAATTGTGATTCTCTTTGTAGCGGATGATATTAATAATAACCGCAAAGGATTAAAATATTTATTATCTGCTCTAGAAGGTTTGAATTGCAAGGATTTCATTCTATGTTCGGTCGGTAATAACTCAAGTGCTATAGATTTAGAAATAAATTATAAGCATCTAGGAGCCATTAATGATGAAAGGTTAATGTCCATGGTTTATTCAGCGGCAGATGTATTTGTTATCCCATCCTTGATGGATAATTTGCCTAATACTGTACTGGAATCTTTGATGTGTGGCACACCGGCGATTGGATTTCCTATTGGAGGTATTGTTGATATGATAGTTCCTGAAATTACGGGGTACCTTGCTGAAAAGATAAGTGTTGAATCTCTTAGAATTACAATTCTAAAATTTCTAAATGATCCTAGTTTTTTTGATAGAAAGGCAATTAGAAATTTTGCTTTAGAAAACTATTCTTTAAATAAACAAGCGGAAGCATATAAGGAATTATATGAACACATATTTAATGAAAGGGAAAGGAACTAA
- a CDS encoding glycosyltransferase family 2 protein has protein sequence MDYPLISIVVPVKNGIDTLPNLFEGLEKQTIYNQTEIIIIDSGSNDGSVEFVKNKNAILIQIDPKSFNHGATRNIGVSESSGEYLFFTVQDAWTEDDFLLERMLSHFKDEEVVGVCGQQIVPHHNDKNPHEWFRPQSNPVPKFVNFKGDEDFERLTPKEKKNACGWDNVVAMYRKSILVQNPFPSVIFGEDMLWAKNVLTLGFTLVYDYSCRVNHYHHHNPKFTYKRTLIVWYFLYQNFNYRRPDPFNFKEFLHIAYRNLKWGASLKWIPFNWNRISVQKKAIRDFNKALKEDKLQELFESLKIKIPQGNTN, from the coding sequence ATGGATTATCCTTTAATTTCTATAGTAGTGCCTGTAAAAAATGGAATTGATACTCTCCCAAATTTATTTGAGGGACTAGAAAAGCAAACCATTTATAATCAAACAGAAATAATTATTATTGATAGTGGCAGCAATGATGGTAGCGTTGAATTTGTGAAAAACAAAAATGCTATACTTATACAAATCGATCCAAAATCATTCAATCACGGTGCCACAAGAAACATTGGGGTGTCAGAATCTAGTGGAGAATATTTATTTTTTACGGTTCAGGATGCCTGGACGGAAGATGATTTTCTTTTGGAGCGAATGCTATCACATTTTAAGGATGAAGAGGTTGTTGGTGTTTGTGGACAACAAATTGTACCACACCACAATGATAAAAACCCGCATGAGTGGTTTAGGCCACAGTCTAATCCTGTTCCAAAATTTGTAAATTTTAAGGGTGATGAAGATTTTGAACGGCTAACCCCCAAAGAAAAGAAAAATGCCTGTGGTTGGGATAATGTTGTTGCTATGTACCGTAAATCCATTTTAGTTCAAAACCCCTTTCCATCAGTTATTTTTGGTGAAGATATGCTTTGGGCAAAAAATGTACTAACGTTAGGATTTACTTTAGTGTATGACTACTCGTGCCGAGTTAATCATTACCATCATCATAATCCAAAATTTACTTATAAAAGAACTTTGATTGTGTGGTATTTTTTATACCAGAATTTTAATTATAGAAGACCAGATCCTTTTAATTTCAAGGAGTTTTTACATATTGCATATAGAAATTTAAAATGGGGTGCCTCCTTAAAGTGGATTCCTTTTAATTGGAATAGAATTAGTGTTCAAAAAAAAGCGATTAGGGATTTTAATAAGGCATTAAAAGAAGATAAATTGCAAGAATTATTTGAATCTTTAAAAATTAAAATTCCTCAAGGAAATACTAATTAA
- a CDS encoding glycosyltransferase family 2 protein, giving the protein MNTYLMKGKGTKLSIITINFNNINGLKKTIQSVLKQSFHNYEYIIIDGGSNDGSAQLIEEYAAELSYWISEPDNGIYDAMNKGIKKAIGEYCLFLNSGDYLLGSTTLEKIFQKPHKEDILYGDLKSDFRDYLYPETITLNTFVKATIPHQASFIKKSLFNTYGFYDESYPIIADWVFFLKAVFKYNATTKHVGQFVSFFEHGGISTSRELHEQLMQQRSCLLLELFPNIYPDYISLHNQLLEQEKELNSYRNSRLIQMLRKFQKQILKSR; this is encoded by the coding sequence ATGAACACATATTTAATGAAAGGGAAAGGAACTAAACTGTCAATAATCACCATTAATTTTAATAACATTAATGGTCTAAAAAAAACAATACAATCGGTATTGAAACAATCATTTCATAATTACGAATATATAATAATTGATGGTGGGTCTAATGATGGAAGTGCACAGCTCATTGAAGAATATGCAGCAGAATTATCATATTGGATTAGTGAACCCGACAATGGGATTTATGATGCTATGAATAAAGGCATCAAAAAAGCAATTGGAGAATACTGTCTTTTTTTAAATTCAGGTGATTATTTATTAGGATCAACTACCCTTGAAAAGATTTTTCAAAAACCGCATAAAGAAGATATTCTCTATGGAGACCTAAAATCTGATTTTAGAGACTATCTTTATCCTGAAACGATTACGTTAAACACCTTTGTTAAAGCCACTATTCCCCATCAAGCTTCTTTTATAAAAAAGTCATTGTTTAATACCTATGGATTTTATGATGAGTCTTACCCTATAATAGCAGACTGGGTGTTTTTTTTAAAGGCTGTTTTTAAATACAATGCTACAACAAAGCATGTTGGCCAGTTTGTTAGTTTTTTTGAACATGGGGGTATTAGTACATCTCGAGAATTACACGAACAATTGATGCAACAACGGTCTTGTCTGTTATTAGAGCTTTTTCCCAATATTTATCCTGATTATATAAGTCTTCATAACCAACTTCTAGAACAAGAAAAAGAACTCAATTCTTATCGTAATTCTAGGCTAATTCAAATGCTTAGAAAATTTCAAAAGCAAATTTTAAAGTCAAGATAA
- a CDS encoding glycosyltransferase family 2 protein, producing the protein MRVPLVSVIIPIFNSKDFILDTLQSVIEQTYTYIEILIIDDGSIDGSLEMVQSIECENIRVFKNKGKGACAARNYGYALSKGDYIQFLDADDILSPDKIQKQVDALNGVIDKLAVCSTIHFRDEIQSGICTDSPYLISTDKPSEFFIRLWGGYDLPPNMVQTSAWLSPRKLIEKYGLWDINLYRDQDGEFFARLGLNSNGIVFVPGIKNYYRKHIDGHNIASGRQKKHLESNLDATFKKEGYLFARDNTRPAIKAMAIQYKNVAIEAWPRFKGVSNKALKESSRLGGSKYLPILGGKVIETIKNFLGWKIAKSVSYYGHIILDKMVK; encoded by the coding sequence TTGAGAGTTCCATTAGTTTCTGTAATTATACCAATATTTAATTCTAAAGATTTCATTTTAGATACTCTGCAATCCGTTATAGAACAAACATATACGTATATTGAAATTCTCATAATAGATGATGGCTCTATTGATGGTTCTTTGGAAATGGTCCAGTCAATTGAATGTGAAAATATAAGGGTATTCAAAAATAAGGGAAAGGGTGCTTGCGCGGCAAGAAATTATGGTTATGCCCTAAGTAAAGGGGATTACATTCAATTTTTAGATGCAGATGATATTTTAAGTCCAGACAAAATTCAAAAACAGGTCGATGCCCTTAATGGCGTTATTGATAAATTGGCTGTATGTAGCACTATCCATTTCAGGGATGAAATTCAAAGTGGAATTTGTACAGATTCACCTTATCTAATTTCTACTGATAAACCTTCTGAATTTTTTATTCGTCTATGGGGGGGATATGATCTTCCTCCAAACATGGTCCAAACGAGTGCTTGGTTGTCTCCTAGGAAACTAATTGAAAAATATGGGTTGTGGGATATTAATCTTTATCGAGATCAAGATGGGGAATTTTTTGCCCGATTGGGTTTGAACTCAAATGGTATTGTTTTTGTTCCTGGAATCAAAAATTATTATAGGAAACATATTGATGGTCATAACATTGCATCGGGTCGCCAGAAAAAGCACTTGGAAAGCAATCTTGATGCAACTTTTAAAAAAGAGGGTTATCTTTTTGCCCGAGATAACACTAGACCTGCCATTAAAGCAATGGCTATTCAATACAAAAATGTTGCTATTGAGGCCTGGCCTAGGTTTAAGGGAGTTTCTAATAAGGCACTCAAAGAATCCTCACGATTGGGAGGGTCTAAATACTTACCAATATTGGGCGGTAAAGTAATTGAAACGATTAAAAATTTCCTTGGATGGAAAATCGCAAAATCTGTTTCTTATTATGGGCATATTATATTGGATAAAATGGTAAAATAA
- a CDS encoding glycosyltransferase: MYYGADRSLKEHDTAVTINRRNMAVLYSLTKLEQVELVINCIRTTRKSALTKAFKKPVRGYNELYFAPIIPERGILYKITRPLNRLILRFLNKDMIQRIESSNIINWCYWPKGFHDWEYLQFNGRIVFDADHNIIDNPNISKEYKEGRKNELLAIGKLADLIISSSRSMLNWYHSRGFHKTALMLNGIFKERINLKSQHRKEDFYTVTYCGTLSKWINLEWLLHLIHKNPDWTFNIIGQDYKTSISQDLKKFNNVRLHGFLEPKKVDAILKQTDVAIGLYNDDPALDVNSMKLYDYLCQNVPVVVNNYHDNLVEDYHNLLSTAQTLEEFLYLVENPKLLDTQELEDFLISCQWQKRIGMILQTI, from the coding sequence ATGTATTATGGTGCAGATAGGTCGCTGAAAGAACATGATACCGCTGTTACTATAAACCGCAGAAACATGGCAGTGCTTTATAGTTTAACCAAATTGGAGCAAGTTGAGTTGGTTATTAATTGTATACGAACAACCAGAAAGTCTGCCCTAACCAAAGCTTTTAAAAAGCCGGTCAGAGGTTATAATGAGTTGTATTTTGCACCCATAATTCCCGAAAGAGGCATACTATATAAAATTACAAGACCCTTGAATCGGCTCATCCTAAGGTTCTTGAATAAGGATATGATTCAGCGAATCGAATCATCAAACATAATCAACTGGTGTTATTGGCCTAAAGGCTTCCATGATTGGGAATACTTACAATTCAATGGACGTATTGTGTTTGATGCGGATCATAATATTATTGATAACCCGAATATTTCAAAAGAATATAAGGAAGGTCGTAAAAATGAACTCCTTGCTATTGGTAAGTTGGCTGATTTGATTATAAGTAGTTCAAGGTCTATGTTAAACTGGTATCATTCTAGAGGATTTCACAAAACAGCCCTTATGTTAAATGGAATTTTTAAGGAGCGCATAAATTTAAAATCTCAACATAGAAAGGAAGATTTTTATACAGTTACATATTGCGGTACCTTATCAAAATGGATCAATTTAGAATGGCTGCTGCATTTAATTCATAAGAATCCAGATTGGACCTTTAACATTATAGGCCAAGATTATAAGACCTCTATTTCTCAAGATTTAAAGAAATTTAATAATGTTAGGCTTCATGGTTTTTTAGAGCCTAAAAAAGTTGATGCCATATTAAAACAGACAGATGTTGCCATTGGTCTTTATAATGATGATCCGGCATTAGACGTTAATAGCATGAAATTATATGATTATTTGTGTCAAAATGTTCCTGTAGTTGTAAATAATTATCACGATAATTTGGTGGAGGATTATCATAATTTGTTAAGCACTGCCCAAACTTTGGAAGAATTCCTGTATTTGGTTGAGAATCCTAAACTCTTGGATACTCAAGAGCTAGAAGACTTTTTGATATCTTGTCAATGGCAAAAAAGGATTGGAATGATTTTGCAAACAATTTAA
- a CDS encoding sulfotransferase family 2 domain-containing protein codes for MHLYFLHIPKTAGTSLDILFKLQYSKKDRHPWDNKDFPKLQNQYRENILQPQEFKVLKGHYKYGIHKYFSKTEDYKYLTILRDPVSRVKSHIRQYLRMPNSFIYKEYEKHKDLHKIIDENRIYGFSNLQTCWIAGENYVENSEMEEVYNKALSNIEKEFFYVGVVELFNESLYQIYKKINWKYRPYYSSLNKSSKEEIDEIKFDSRTIKLIEDLNFYDIKLYNKFRDKVVEDHFNQDKKEFENYIRRLGYFQKLHKGYLQIKNIL; via the coding sequence ATGCATTTATACTTTTTACATATTCCTAAGACAGCCGGAACCTCTTTGGATATTTTATTTAAACTACAATATTCAAAAAAGGACAGGCATCCTTGGGATAATAAAGACTTTCCTAAGCTGCAAAACCAATACCGGGAAAATATATTGCAACCTCAGGAATTTAAAGTTTTAAAGGGACATTACAAATATGGTATCCATAAATATTTTTCAAAAACGGAGGATTATAAGTATTTAACTATCCTGAGGGATCCTGTTAGCCGCGTTAAATCCCATATTAGACAATATTTAAGAATGCCCAATTCATTCATCTATAAAGAATATGAAAAGCATAAAGACTTACACAAAATCATAGATGAAAATAGAATTTATGGTTTTTCCAATTTGCAAACATGTTGGATTGCAGGAGAAAATTATGTGGAAAATTCTGAAATGGAGGAAGTATATAACAAAGCTCTCTCAAATATTGAGAAGGAATTTTTTTATGTTGGTGTAGTAGAACTATTTAATGAAAGTTTATATCAAATCTATAAAAAGATTAATTGGAAATATAGACCATATTATAGTTCCTTGAATAAATCTTCTAAAGAGGAAATCGATGAGATTAAGTTTGATTCAAGGACTATTAAATTGATTGAGGATCTTAACTTTTATGATATTAAGCTTTATAATAAATTTAGGGATAAAGTGGTAGAAGACCATTTTAATCAAGATAAAAAAGAATTTGAAAATTATATAAGGCGACTAGGTTACTTTCAGAAGTTGCATAAAGGCTATTTACAAATAAAAAATATTCTTTAA